The following nucleotide sequence is from Saccharothrix texasensis.
CGAGAAGAGCGCAGCCAGAATTGCCCCGATTCGCTTCATTGTCGTCCCCTCGTAGCAGCCGCCTGCTGCCTTGATTCGGAACGTATCGGAGAGGAGAAGCGGGTGGCAAGGTGAAAAGCGTCGGCGCCGGGTCGCTCACTTGGCGAGCGGTTGCGCCCCACGTTCGGCGATGAGCCGTTCCATGTACTCGCTTTCACTGGCCTGCGACTTGAGCATGCTTTCCGCGAGAGTGCGCACGGCGTGCTCGCCGGCGTGGTCGACCGCGTACCGCACCATGGAGGTGCCGCCCCGGTGGTGTCGCAGCATCAGCTGGAGGAAGTAGACGTCGAACTCGACGCCGGACAGCGACCGCAGCTCGGCCAGCTCCTCGGAGGTCGCCATGCCCGGCATCGGGCTGCCGGCGGACGTGGTCGCGGTGGCGCTGTGGCCGTGCTCCCCGTCCGCGGTCATCCAGGCCATGTGGCGGCCCTGCAACGGCTGCTCGGGCTGACCCCACAGCATCAGCCAGCCCTTCATGCGGCCCACCTGCTCCAGCTGCGTGCTGGAGACGTCGAACGCGAACGACCGGATGTTGCCGTCGGCCGTCCGGTCGCGGGCGATGTTGGCCATCTGCACCGCCTGGAGGTGGTGCATGGCCATGTCCTGGGAGAACCCGACGTCCACGGAGTCGGCGGCCGGCGTGGCGGCCGAGTCCGACCCGGGGAGCTTGATGAGCAGACCGACCGCCGCGCCCAGCAGCAAGGTGGCTACCACGGCGACCGAGACCACCACCCAGGCGGAGCTGCTCCGCCTGGGGGTGGTCTCGGATCGGTCGGTCACGTGCTCAGCTGCCCGACGACGGCGCCGTGGAGGAGGCCGCCGCGGGGTTGTTCCGCGCGCTCTCGGCCTCGTTGCCCATCG
It contains:
- a CDS encoding DUF305 domain-containing protein gives rise to the protein MTDRSETTPRRSSSAWVVVSVAVVATLLLGAAVGLLIKLPGSDSAATPAADSVDVGFSQDMAMHHLQAVQMANIARDRTADGNIRSFAFDVSSTQLEQVGRMKGWLMLWGQPEQPLQGRHMAWMTADGEHGHSATATTSAGSPMPGMATSEELAELRSLSGVEFDVYFLQLMLRHHRGGTSMVRYAVDHAGEHAVRTLAESMLKSQASESEYMERLIAERGAQPLAK